The following coding sequences lie in one Psychrilyobacter atlanticus DSM 19335 genomic window:
- a CDS encoding fructose-bisphosphatase class III has protein sequence MERKYYELLSNRYKNIGEVTSEIINLEAILNLPKGTEHYLTDLHGEYHAFRHLVKTASGSLKIKVDELFGDILSLEEKHNFSKLIFYPEKILEGLKLNEYEKAHWYRVSIKRIISIFRLVSSKYTRSKVRKALPDEYAYILEEFLTLNSKDFNKEEYYSQIISTVIELEIADDFIIKTVNLIQQLSVDKLHILGDIYDRGADPHKIMDNLIGHHDCDIQWGNHDILWVGASKGHLACVANVLRISLRYSNLKTLEEGYGINLLPLGRFAMETYGGDPCKEFLPIANSDELFNEKEQYVRGQMHKAIAIIQFKLEAKVIKKRPEFNMENRMLLDKIDQTKGTITLNGKEYKLTSNNFPTIDPKDPYKLTEREEEVIKKIAKYFKKSDKLQKHIHFFFSNGNIYLKYNNQLMFHGCIPMDSEGTYKCFNIEGEEYCGKELMDKFEKLARKAYFKGSEKDLDWFWYMWTGEYSPLFGKEEMKTFERYFIKEKETHKEKKNPYYTLREDEGIILKLMDHFGVLKENGHVINGHTPVLAKNGELPIRAGKKLLVIDGGLSKAYQSSTGTAGYTLIYNSYGLRLASHKPFKNIEKAIEDSHEIISVIQLVDKAERKKVKDTETGELLIKSLKELRVLLKMYRNGSLIGRY, from the coding sequence ATGGAAAGAAAGTACTATGAATTATTATCGAATAGATATAAAAATATAGGTGAAGTCACTAGTGAAATTATAAATTTAGAAGCTATACTGAACCTTCCTAAGGGGACAGAACACTATCTGACAGACCTTCATGGAGAATACCACGCTTTCAGGCATTTGGTGAAGACGGCCTCGGGAAGTTTGAAAATAAAGGTAGATGAACTTTTTGGAGATATACTTTCCTTGGAGGAAAAACATAATTTTTCTAAATTAATTTTTTATCCTGAAAAGATATTGGAAGGATTAAAATTGAATGAATATGAAAAAGCTCATTGGTACAGGGTATCTATAAAAAGGATTATATCTATATTTCGATTAGTGTCGTCTAAATATACCAGATCCAAAGTAAGGAAAGCATTACCCGATGAATATGCCTATATATTGGAGGAGTTTTTGACACTGAACAGCAAGGACTTTAATAAAGAGGAATATTACTCTCAGATCATATCTACAGTAATAGAGTTGGAGATAGCAGATGATTTTATAATAAAAACTGTTAATCTGATCCAGCAGCTGTCGGTAGATAAACTGCATATTTTAGGAGATATATATGATAGGGGAGCAGATCCCCATAAGATTATGGATAATCTAATAGGGCATCATGACTGCGATATTCAATGGGGGAACCACGATATATTATGGGTAGGAGCATCCAAGGGTCATCTTGCCTGCGTGGCCAACGTTCTCAGAATATCTCTTCGATATAGTAATTTAAAAACTTTGGAGGAGGGATATGGGATAAACTTACTCCCTCTAGGCAGGTTTGCTATGGAAACTTATGGGGGGGATCCGTGTAAAGAGTTTTTACCTATAGCCAATAGTGATGAATTGTTTAATGAGAAGGAACAGTATGTAAGGGGACAGATGCATAAAGCTATAGCTATTATTCAGTTTAAATTAGAGGCTAAAGTTATTAAAAAAAGACCGGAATTTAATATGGAAAATAGGATGCTTTTAGATAAAATAGACCAGACTAAGGGAACAATTACATTAAATGGAAAGGAATATAAATTAACCAGTAATAATTTTCCTACAATAGACCCGAAAGATCCCTATAAATTAACAGAGAGGGAGGAAGAGGTAATAAAGAAGATAGCTAAATATTTTAAAAAGAGCGACAAGCTGCAAAAACATATCCATTTTTTCTTTTCCAATGGAAATATATATTTAAAATATAACAATCAGCTGATGTTTCATGGTTGTATTCCAATGGATTCAGAAGGAACTTATAAATGTTTTAATATAGAAGGGGAGGAATACTGCGGTAAGGAGCTCATGGATAAATTTGAAAAGTTAGCTCGTAAAGCTTACTTTAAGGGAAGTGAAAAAGATTTAGACTGGTTCTGGTATATGTGGACAGGAGAATATTCACCTCTTTTTGGGAAAGAGGAGATGAAAACTTTTGAAAGGTATTTTATCAAAGAGAAGGAAACTCATAAAGAGAAGAAGAACCCATACTATACATTGAGAGAAGATGAAGGAATAATATTAAAACTTATGGACCATTTTGGAGTTTTAAAAGAAAATGGTCATGTTATAAATGGTCATACACCTGTGCTGGCTAAAAATGGAGAACTGCCTATAAGGGCAGGTAAAAAATTGTTAGTGATTGACGGTGGGTTATCCAAAGCCTATCAATCGAGTACCGGGACTGCAGGATATACTTTAATCTATAATTCTTATGGACTCAGATTAGCTTCTCATAAACCATTTAAAAATATTGAAAAAGCCATTGAAGATAGTCATGAGATAATATCAGTAATACAATTAGTGGATAAGGCAGAGAGAAAAAAAGTTAAAGATACGGAAACAGGAGAGCTTCTCATAAAGAGTTTGAAGGAGTTAAGGGTTCTTTTGAAGATGTATAGAAACGGAAGTTTGATAGGAAGATATTAA
- a CDS encoding CBS domain-containing protein: MNLSERQYRIIEIIRMNGSITGEKIAKVLGVTRSALRTDFSFLIKSEIIKSKTKVGYSLNPQKPKKIDSSSLKDINVTEFIGEALILSEKNSIHDGIVEIFTRDSGTIYITNGDLLSGVVSRKDLLKAAIGGMDLSSLPISLIMSRMPNIHFCTTDATLFEAAEIIVKKEVDSLPIVEYSKELNGYKIVGKISKTDLSKVLFETLL; this comes from the coding sequence ATGAATTTATCTGAAAGACAATATAGAATAATAGAAATTATTAGAATGAATGGTTCGATTACAGGAGAAAAAATAGCAAAGGTTTTAGGAGTTACAAGATCAGCTCTGAGAACGGACTTTTCTTTTTTAATAAAATCAGAGATTATAAAATCTAAAACTAAGGTAGGATACAGTTTGAATCCTCAAAAGCCTAAAAAAATAGATAGTTCTTCATTGAAAGATATAAATGTAACAGAATTTATAGGAGAAGCTTTGATCCTCTCGGAGAAAAATTCTATCCATGATGGAATAGTAGAAATTTTTACAAGAGATTCAGGGACAATCTATATAACCAATGGAGATTTACTTTCTGGTGTGGTTTCTAGAAAAGATCTACTTAAAGCAGCTATAGGAGGGATGGATCTTTCGTCTCTGCCAATCAGCTTGATAATGAGCAGAATGCCGAATATACACTTTTGTACTACAGATGCTACATTGTTTGAAGCTGCTGAAATAATTGTAAAAAAAGAGGTAGATTCCCTGCCGATAGTTGAGTATTCTAAAGAATTAAATGGATATAAAATTGTAGGGAAGATTTCGAAAACGGATCTAAGTAAGGTTTTGTTTGAGACTTTATTATAG
- the ppsR gene encoding pyruvate, phosphate dikinase/phosphoenolpyruvate synthase regulator: protein MDSEVILKVIKDELNREDFKLIQITQKEFEKLEVINSQNLVFYSLKDKKQLRKLEKFCIEKDITYFDTFKILKYGFKKLFKKSKANSFKKMDEKYFKRIEAMEFAVKYDDGKISRGILEADLLIVGLSRTSKTPLSIYLANKSGLKIINIPLVPEVPIPKEIFEATQVIGLTISIDKLNKIREERLKTMKAEERASSYASFGRILEELDYSDSIMKKLRCPVIDVSQKAIEETAEIILKLIKA, encoded by the coding sequence GTGGACTCAGAAGTTATCTTAAAAGTAATTAAAGATGAATTGAATCGGGAAGATTTTAAACTAATACAGATAACCCAGAAAGAATTTGAAAAATTAGAAGTTATAAATTCTCAAAATTTAGTTTTTTACAGTTTAAAAGATAAAAAACAGCTTCGAAAACTAGAAAAGTTTTGTATAGAAAAAGACATAACATATTTTGATACTTTTAAAATTTTAAAATATGGATTTAAAAAATTATTTAAAAAATCTAAAGCAAATTCATTTAAGAAGATGGATGAAAAGTATTTTAAACGTATTGAGGCTATGGAATTTGCAGTAAAGTATGACGATGGAAAGATAAGCCGGGGAATATTAGAAGCGGATCTTCTGATTGTGGGTTTATCCAGGACATCTAAAACACCCCTGTCAATCTATTTAGCCAATAAAAGTGGATTAAAGATAATAAATATACCATTGGTTCCAGAAGTACCTATTCCAAAAGAGATCTTTGAGGCAACTCAGGTAATTGGGTTGACCATATCTATAGATAAGTTAAACAAGATAAGAGAAGAAAGGTTAAAAACAATGAAAGCAGAGGAGAGAGCATCTAGTTATGCATCCTTCGGAAGAATATTGGAAGAATTGGATTATTCAGACAGTATAATGAAAAAATTACGGTGTCCAGTAATAGATGTATCACAAAAAGCCATTGAAGAAACGGCAGAGATCATCTTAAAATTAATAAAAGCATAA
- the ppdK gene encoding pyruvate, phosphate dikinase, whose product MKKFIYSFNDGGKEMKSLLGGKGANLSEMTKLGLPIPQGFVITTEACMKYYEEQKKVWKGLKKDIEQNLKNLEAVTDKKFGGDNPLFVSVRSGAAISMPGMMDTILNLGLNDKTYKLLATQTGNEEFAFNSYKRFIQMFSEVVYGIEKYKYDLLEKELEKNGTKKETYIKEYKKLFKSEVNFKFPEDPMDQLLAAIEAVFSSWNNPRAIYYRNLNNIPHDIGTGVTVQSMVFGNMGDTSGTGVVFTRNPSCGENKLFGEFLIDAQGEDVVAGIRTPKKIEELENVMPETYKELIDLCGLLEDHYKDMQDIEFTIENHKLYILQTRNGKRTANAAIKVATDLVNEGIITKEKAIMMIEPEMISQLLHPTFSEEELSNSEVLVTGLAASPGAATGKVYFSSEKIKENNGGILVRLETSPEDIEGMNIADGILTVRGGMTSHAAVVARGMGRCCICGCGSLDLDEERREFKVGNITVSEGECISLNGSTGNVYLGELNKSDSGLTDEFKMILDWSSEIGAMKVLANADTPLDAKVAYDFGANGIGLCRTEHMFFEEKKINHVREMILAENSHERKIALESILPLQRLDFKGIFEAMKGNSVTVRLIDPPLHEFLPREIEEKLKLTESMGITMEEIDNRMLKLEELNPMLGHRGCRLGITYPEIYEMQSRAIIEAAIEVKKSGIEVKPEIMIPLVGKVEELGYLRDRLVLIVDEVIENSDIDMEYKIGTMIEVPRACVTADEIAEKADFFSFGTNDLTQITFGYSRDDAGKFISDYREKNILDADPFETIDIKGVGKLMEMAATLGRAAKKGLKIGVCGEHGGDPKSIEFFHSIGLAYVSCSPYRIPIAKLAVAQNTIRGRNYSF is encoded by the coding sequence ATGAAAAAATTTATTTATTCCTTTAACGACGGTGGAAAGGAAATGAAGTCTTTATTAGGAGGAAAAGGTGCAAACCTTTCTGAAATGACTAAATTAGGATTACCAATTCCACAAGGATTTGTTATAACGACAGAAGCTTGTATGAAATACTATGAAGAGCAAAAAAAAGTATGGAAGGGCTTAAAGAAAGATATAGAGCAAAACTTAAAGAACTTAGAGGCCGTGACAGATAAAAAATTTGGAGGAGATAATCCACTTTTTGTTTCAGTAAGATCTGGTGCTGCCATATCTATGCCTGGAATGATGGATACAATCTTAAACTTAGGTTTAAATGACAAAACATATAAGTTACTTGCAACGCAAACAGGAAATGAAGAGTTTGCATTTAATAGTTATAAAAGATTTATACAAATGTTTTCGGAGGTAGTATATGGAATTGAAAAGTACAAGTATGATTTACTTGAAAAAGAACTTGAGAAGAATGGAACTAAAAAAGAAACTTATATTAAAGAATATAAAAAACTCTTCAAATCAGAAGTAAACTTTAAGTTTCCAGAAGATCCAATGGACCAACTGTTAGCAGCAATCGAAGCAGTATTTAGCTCTTGGAACAATCCTAGAGCTATCTACTACCGTAATTTAAATAATATCCCACATGATATTGGAACAGGAGTTACAGTTCAATCTATGGTATTTGGTAATATGGGAGATACTTCAGGTACAGGAGTAGTATTTACTAGAAATCCATCTTGTGGTGAAAATAAATTGTTTGGTGAATTTTTAATCGATGCTCAAGGGGAAGATGTAGTAGCAGGAATAAGAACTCCAAAAAAGATAGAAGAATTAGAAAATGTAATGCCTGAAACTTATAAAGAGTTAATAGATCTATGTGGCCTTTTAGAAGATCACTATAAAGATATGCAGGATATAGAATTTACTATTGAAAATCATAAATTATACATCCTTCAGACAAGAAATGGTAAGAGAACTGCAAATGCGGCTATAAAAGTAGCTACAGATTTAGTTAATGAAGGTATAATAACTAAGGAAAAAGCTATAATGATGATAGAACCTGAGATGATCTCACAGTTACTACATCCAACATTTTCAGAAGAAGAGTTATCAAATTCAGAAGTTTTAGTGACTGGATTAGCTGCATCACCAGGTGCTGCAACAGGAAAAGTATACTTTAGTTCAGAAAAAATAAAGGAAAATAATGGCGGAATCTTAGTAAGATTAGAAACTTCACCAGAAGATATTGAAGGAATGAATATAGCAGATGGAATATTAACTGTTCGTGGAGGGATGACTTCCCATGCAGCAGTAGTTGCCCGTGGAATGGGTAGATGCTGTATCTGTGGATGTGGATCACTTGACTTAGATGAAGAAAGAAGAGAATTTAAAGTAGGAAATATCACGGTCTCTGAGGGAGAATGTATATCATTAAATGGAAGTACAGGAAATGTATACTTAGGTGAGCTTAATAAAAGTGACTCTGGATTAACAGATGAATTTAAGATGATCCTGGATTGGTCTAGTGAAATTGGAGCAATGAAGGTTTTGGCAAATGCTGATACACCTTTAGATGCCAAAGTTGCTTATGACTTTGGAGCAAATGGAATAGGTCTTTGTAGAACTGAACATATGTTTTTCGAGGAAAAAAAGATAAATCATGTTAGAGAGATGATCTTAGCTGAAAATAGTCACGAAAGAAAGATAGCTTTAGAGAGTATTTTACCTCTTCAAAGACTTGATTTTAAAGGAATATTTGAAGCAATGAAAGGGAATTCTGTAACAGTAAGATTGATCGATCCTCCACTACATGAGTTCTTACCAAGAGAGATAGAAGAGAAATTAAAGTTAACAGAATCTATGGGAATTACCATGGAAGAGATAGATAATAGAATGTTAAAGTTAGAAGAATTAAACCCTATGCTGGGTCATCGTGGGTGTAGATTAGGAATAACTTACCCTGAGATCTATGAGATGCAGTCTAGAGCAATCATTGAAGCTGCGATAGAAGTTAAAAAATCTGGAATCGAAGTGAAACCTGAAATAATGATTCCATTAGTAGGAAAAGTAGAAGAACTTGGATACTTGAGAGATAGATTAGTATTAATAGTAGATGAAGTAATTGAAAACTCAGATATAGATATGGAATATAAAATAGGAACGATGATAGAAGTTCCTAGAGCTTGTGTTACAGCTGATGAGATTGCAGAAAAAGCAGACTTCTTTAGTTTTGGAACGAATGACCTGACTCAGATAACTTTTGGATATTCAAGAGATGATGCAGGAAAGTTTATCTCTGACTACAGAGAAAAAAATATCTTAGATGCAGATCCATTTGAAACTATAGATATAAAGGGTGTAGGAAAATTGATGGAGATGGCAGCAACTTTAGGTAGAGCAGCAAAGAAAGGTCTTAAGATAGGTGTTTGTGGAGAACATGGAGGAGATCCAAAAAGTATTGAATTTTTCCACTCAATCGGTTTAGCTTATGTAAGTTGTTCACCATATAGAATACCTATTGCTAAATTAGCAGTAGCGCAGAACACTATAAGAGGAAGAAATTATTCTTTTTAA
- the thiM gene encoding hydroxyethylthiazole kinase — MEGIIQMKDELKKVKENIEKNRPLVHNITNYVTVNDCANIQLAFDGSPIMADSILEVEEVVSVCSSLVINIGTINERTIESMIRAGEMANIKEIPVILDPVGYGFTKLRTDGVDEILSKVKVSVIKGNISEIKGLLKGNNDINGVDVSTADKELTKEGIFEIAKKVSKVHNCVVAVTSKVDVVTDGKRVVYLSNGNHIMSDITGTGCMISALLGVSLGGNKENIFMGTTYGVGMMGVCGEIAANSLEKRELSRLKNNILDKVGSIKFEEFMEVLNYEYN; from the coding sequence ATGGAAGGAATTATACAGATGAAAGATGAATTGAAAAAAGTAAAGGAAAATATAGAGAAGAACAGACCCCTAGTACATAATATTACAAACTATGTAACGGTAAATGATTGTGCTAATATTCAATTAGCTTTTGATGGAAGTCCCATCATGGCAGACAGTATTTTAGAGGTAGAAGAGGTTGTATCAGTATGCAGCTCCCTGGTAATAAATATAGGAACGATAAATGAAAGGACTATAGAATCAATGATAAGAGCGGGAGAAATGGCTAATATTAAAGAAATACCAGTAATTTTAGATCCTGTAGGTTATGGGTTTACTAAGTTAAGAACTGATGGGGTAGATGAGATATTATCCAAGGTTAAGGTATCGGTAATTAAGGGGAATATCAGTGAGATTAAGGGATTGCTAAAGGGAAATAATGATATTAACGGAGTGGATGTGAGCACTGCAGATAAAGAGTTAACTAAGGAAGGTATCTTTGAAATAGCTAAAAAAGTATCAAAAGTACATAATTGTGTTGTTGCTGTAACATCAAAAGTTGATGTGGTAACAGATGGTAAAAGAGTTGTTTATCTGTCCAATGGGAATCATATAATGTCTGATATTACAGGAACAGGTTGTATGATTAGTGCATTATTAGGAGTGAGCCTTGGAGGGAATAAAGAAAATATATTTATGGGAACAACCTATGGAGTTGGAATGATGGGTGTTTGTGGAGAAATAGCTGCAAACTCTTTAGAAAAAAGGGAACTGAGTAGATTAAAAAATAATATATTGGATAAGGTTGGTTCTATAAAATTTGAAGAATTTATGGAAGTGTTGAATTATGAATACAACTAG
- the thiD gene encoding bifunctional hydroxymethylpyrimidine kinase/phosphomethylpyrimidine kinase has protein sequence MNTTRIKKRDLLLYGVISKGGLSWEEYFQKIEQSIDAGVTIIQLREKNMDTDSFIKLGKKVKKITDKKGIKLIINDNIGVCKEIDCEGVHIGQGDISPTEARKILGEDKIIGLSIQTREHLDKSIDSDIDYYGVGAVFATTTKLDADNVSYSDLKALSLGSKIPMVAIGGINRSNILKLEGTGIAGVAVVSAIYGAEDTYKESKILFNLAKKTFFKGGGKEMNTVLTIAGSDSSGGAGIQADLKTFTMHNTFGMSVITAITAQNTTGVRSIQNINKEIIEDQIDAVFEDIYPMAVKIGMVSNTEIIKIISKKLRNYDAKNIVLDTVMVSTSGHTLLEKEARETLVDELLPLASIITPNLPEAEILCGFEITNEDEMKKACQKISSYYKGYILIKGGHLETSKKAIDILYKDGKYEIFENDFIDNKNTHGTGCTLSSAIAANLALGGSVEESVKKAKNYVYSAISSKIDLGNGKGPIDHMYKFNLGGKN, from the coding sequence ATGAATACAACTAGAATAAAGAAGAGAGATCTTCTTCTCTATGGTGTTATTTCTAAAGGGGGTCTATCTTGGGAAGAATATTTTCAAAAGATTGAACAATCTATAGATGCTGGAGTAACAATAATTCAATTGAGGGAAAAAAATATGGATACCGATAGTTTTATTAAATTGGGAAAAAAAGTAAAAAAAATAACAGATAAAAAGGGCATCAAGTTAATTATCAACGATAATATAGGTGTGTGTAAGGAGATAGATTGTGAAGGGGTGCATATAGGTCAGGGAGATATCTCACCGACAGAGGCTAGAAAGATTTTGGGTGAAGATAAAATCATAGGTTTATCGATTCAAACAAGGGAACATCTAGATAAAAGTATAGACAGCGATATTGATTATTATGGGGTAGGAGCGGTGTTTGCAACTACAACAAAACTCGATGCAGACAATGTTTCGTATTCTGATTTAAAGGCATTATCTTTAGGTTCTAAAATTCCTATGGTGGCTATAGGAGGGATAAATAGATCAAATATATTAAAATTAGAAGGTACAGGAATAGCAGGGGTAGCGGTTGTATCAGCTATATATGGGGCAGAAGACACATACAAAGAGTCGAAGATACTCTTTAATTTAGCAAAAAAAACTTTTTTTAAAGGTGGAGGGAAAGAGATGAATACAGTATTAACTATAGCAGGAAGTGACTCTAGTGGAGGAGCTGGAATACAAGCAGATTTAAAAACTTTTACAATGCATAATACATTTGGAATGAGTGTAATAACAGCAATTACAGCACAAAATACAACTGGGGTAAGATCTATTCAAAATATAAATAAAGAAATAATAGAGGATCAAATAGATGCAGTATTTGAAGATATATATCCCATGGCAGTAAAGATAGGGATGGTATCTAACACAGAGATAATAAAAATAATTTCAAAAAAATTGAGAAACTATGATGCAAAAAACATAGTTTTAGATACAGTAATGGTATCAACAAGTGGTCATACTTTGTTAGAAAAAGAAGCTAGGGAAACTCTTGTAGATGAATTATTGCCACTGGCTTCTATCATCACTCCTAATCTGCCGGAAGCAGAGATATTATGTGGGTTTGAGATAACTAATGAAGATGAGATGAAAAAAGCATGTCAAAAGATATCTAGTTATTATAAAGGCTATATCCTAATTAAAGGAGGGCACCTTGAAACCAGTAAAAAAGCAATTGATATACTTTACAAAGATGGCAAATATGAGATTTTTGAAAATGATTTTATAGATAATAAAAATACTCATGGGACAGGATGTACACTTTCTAGTGCTATTGCCGCTAACTTAGCTTTAGGAGGTAGTGTAGAAGAATCAGTGAAAAAAGCAAAAAATTACGTATACAGTGCAATTTCAAGTAAGATAGATCTTGGAAATGGGAAAGGACCAATTGATCATATGTATAAATTTAATTTAGGAGGGAAAAATTAA
- the tenA gene encoding thiaminase II, producing the protein MSVSNIEQEKTLLEELKDACKDVWHEYTHPEFIDQLQDGTLDIEKFRYYLKQDYLYLLHYVRCFALMAFKGESLEEIQFALEGTLWITEGELELHSQYKEWGIEKHELESSEESIECIAYTRYMKDVGASGDYLDLMIAIASCYIGYGEIGQRLLADEKTVLEGNPYKEWIHMYGGEGYQSSTVEFVEKLNSYGNGISHKKLEKLKIIFREVTRLEVAFWDMGMRGDKKIK; encoded by the coding sequence ATGTCAGTATCTAATATAGAACAAGAAAAAACATTACTAGAAGAACTAAAAGATGCGTGTAAGGATGTATGGCATGAGTATACCCATCCGGAATTTATAGATCAGCTTCAAGATGGAACATTGGATATAGAAAAATTCAGATATTATTTAAAACAAGATTACCTGTATTTATTACACTATGTAAGGTGTTTTGCATTGATGGCGTTTAAAGGGGAAAGCTTAGAAGAGATACAGTTTGCTCTAGAGGGTACACTATGGATAACAGAGGGAGAACTAGAACTGCATAGTCAGTATAAAGAGTGGGGGATAGAGAAACATGAATTAGAAAGTTCTGAAGAATCTATAGAGTGTATTGCTTATACGAGATATATGAAAGATGTTGGGGCGAGTGGTGACTACCTGGATCTAATGATTGCTATTGCTTCTTGTTATATTGGATATGGAGAAATAGGACAAAGGTTGCTGGCAGATGAAAAAACAGTGTTGGAAGGAAATCCATATAAAGAGTGGATCCATATGTATGGAGGAGAAGGTTATCAGTCTTCTACGGTTGAGTTTGTAGAAAAATTAAATAGTTACGGTAATGGTATAAGTCATAAAAAATTAGAAAAATTAAAAATTATATTTAGGGAAGTAACAAGATTAGAGGTAGCTTTTTGGGATATGGGGATGAGAGGAGATAAAAAGATAAAATAG
- a CDS encoding ECF transporter S component translates to MREIVVMAVLSMAYAVIYIGGVGAWGIFNAIFGPIGTDIVYGIWFMSAVTSMYIIRKPGCAFLGEMMAAMSEVLLGTPVGVTMLIGAAIQGASSELAFTITGYKKYNTFVLILAGIFPSLGTFLYSYIMYGFSHLPVKMVVMMLIIRVISGGLIGGYGGKMVADTLASTGSLNTFSLGRERRIKING, encoded by the coding sequence ATGAGAGAGATAGTAGTTATGGCGGTGCTATCGATGGCATATGCAGTTATTTATATTGGTGGTGTAGGAGCTTGGGGAATATTTAATGCAATATTTGGGCCTATTGGAACAGATATAGTATACGGTATCTGGTTTATGTCAGCAGTAACAAGTATGTATATAATTAGAAAACCAGGGTGTGCATTCCTTGGTGAGATGATGGCGGCGATGTCAGAGGTTTTACTAGGAACACCAGTAGGAGTAACGATGTTAATAGGAGCAGCAATTCAAGGGGCCTCTAGTGAATTAGCATTTACGATAACAGGTTACAAGAAATACAATACGTTTGTTTTAATTTTAGCAGGGATATTTCCCAGTTTAGGAACATTTTTATACTCATATATTATGTATGGATTTTCTCATTTACCGGTAAAAATGGTTGTTATGATGTTAATAATTAGAGTGATTTCTGGTGGTTTGATAGGAGGATATGGCGGTAAGATGGTAGCTGATACTCTAGCATCAACAGGTAGTCTAAACACATTTTCACTGGGAAGAGAAAGGAGGATAAAAATAAATGGCTAG